From Trichoderma atroviride chromosome 1, complete sequence, one genomic window encodes:
- a CDS encoding uncharacterized protein (EggNog:ENOG41), translated as MSTCGYCKAIRPLIASARSLRITPATHSIRPQASTVGSHRQVRHYAVPKMKRVGPSPLEVFSLSEIPMSSFTAVIERSGEAFKRASPAEYYDCVRKFHDAISRGSDPWSVALTGKDGFSVEVIHDAACIMRQVRGPRSADAFSTALWTAASDAGYRPSILSLARHLVRSGAYGRVPQLRKVEARFKQLVSTARDADALTVEGELQYEQGNYEAAIRALRRALQVGTPDFEWKHSCQLCVGKSLVKTNQHEEARALFESLSGIGFVEADVELGKLLRVSDKDAAERHLFTAASNGRGDMFSLLSEIALEKAADSGDDKASKEESLRWAKEWSKLADPPTEY; from the exons ATGTCTACTTGCGGCTATTGCAAGGCCATTCGGCCCCTAATAGCTTCAGCGCGGTCATTAAGAATCACCCCCGCAACGCATTCCATCAGGCCGCAAGCTTCGACAGTTGGCAGTCATAGACAAGTCCGGCATTATGCGGtaccaaagatgaagagagtcGGTCCGTCACCCCTCGAAGTGTTCAGCTTATCCGAGATCCCCATGTCATCTTTCACTGCCGTCATCGAGAGAAGCGGAGAGGCCTTTAAACGAGCCTCCCCTGCTGAGTATTATGATTGCGTCAGAAAATTCCACGACGCAATTAGTCGGGGTTCAGATCCATGGTCCGTGGCATTGACTGGCA aagatggcttcTCCGTTGAGGTAATCCACGACGCAGCTTGCATCATGCGACAAGTTCGTGGTCCCCGGAGCGCAGACGCATTCTCAACCGCGCTTTGGACAGCAGCCTCAGACGCTGGCTATCGGCCCTCTATATTGTCGCTTGCAAGGCATCTTGTGCGATCGGGTGCCTACGGACGCGTCCCCCAGCTCCGAAAGGTCGAAGCACGATTCAAGCAACTCGTCTCAACAGCAAGAGACGCTGATGCTCTTACTGTGGAAGGCGAACTTCAGTACGAGCAGGGGAACTACGAAGCTGCAATCAGAGCGTTGCGACGGGCGCTGCAGGTAGGGACCCCGGACTTTGAATGGAAGCATAGCTGCCAACTATGCGTGGGCAAATCATTGGTCAAAACGAACCAGCATGAAGAGGCTCGAGCATTATTCGAGTCACTATCCGGCATCGGCTTCGTTGAGGCGGACGTCGAGCTTGGCAAATTGCTTCGCGTAAGCGACAAGGATGCTGCAGAAAGGCACCTGTTCACTGCCGCGTCCAATGGGAGGGGCGACATGTTCAGCTTACTGTCGGAAATTGCCCTTGAGAAGGCTGCAGATTCTGGAGACGACAAggcatcaaaagaagaatcctTACGATGGGCCAAGGAGTGG
- a CDS encoding uncharacterized protein (EggNog:ENOG41), with translation MHLPSCCISDSPPYSHMYISQLPIPSEPKRTNSTIPIKNNLISNKKIKTTTTNPSKMASKIAIIITSTRTPRVGPHVATLVHNILKASPSAASSTFSIVDVDTFKLPVFDEPVVPANVPARGSFVHDHSKKWSAEIASHDAYVLIAPEYNYGVAGSTKNAIDYLKNEWDGKPAAIVTYGIQGGKMASEQIKQSLEGMGLRVSATRPQLAFAGGLGPDTFGAVGEGKLGDASNKEWEEKHSEEIVQSYKEILDALANPVEKKE, from the coding sequence ATGCATTTGCCGTCATGTTGTATAAGTGACAGCCCCCCCTATTCGCACATGTATATATCACAACTGCCCATCCCCTCAGaaccaaaaagaacaaaTAGCACAATACCAATCAAAAACAATCTCATCtctaataaaaaaataaaaacaacaacaacaaatcCTTCAAAAATGGCCTCCAaaatcgccatcatcatcaccagcaccCGCACCCCCCGCGTCGGCCCTCACGTCGCCACCCTCGTCCACAACATCCTCAAAGCCTCCCCCTCCGCCGCCTCATCAACCTTCTccatcgtcgacgtcgacacCTTCAAGCTGCCCGTCTTTGACGAGCCCGTCGTGCCCGCAAACGTCCCCGCGCGGGGCTCCTTTGTCCACGACCACTCCAAGAAGTGGTCCGCCGAGATCGCCTCCCACGACGCCTACGTCCTCATCGCCCCCGAGTACAACTACGGCGTCGCGGGCAGCACAAAGAACGCCATCGACTACCTCAAGAACGAGTGGGACGGCAAGCCCGCCGCCATTGTCACCTACGGCATCCAGGGCGGCAAGATGGCCTCTGAGCAGATCAAACAGTCGCTTGAGGGCATGGGCCTTCGCGTCTCGGCCACCAGGCCTCAACTTGCCTTTGCTGGAGGCCTTGGCCCCGATACCTTTGGCGCTGTGGGCGAGGGAAAGCTGGGAGACGCTTCCAATAAGGAGTGGGAAGAGAAGCACAGCGAGGAGATTGTCCAGTCTTACAAGGAGATTCTGGATGCCCTTGCCAACCCggtcgagaagaaggagtAA
- a CDS encoding uncharacterized protein (EggNog:ENOG41), translated as MFSRKHKNQPFDGLRRKNSDLSHALGDLGIIASPRSTRSVSSRFRPGSSATTDAPFHLEGQSFNNSSATRSTVSLQRGRSASNATTSTATSRRVGGIDNNVMSSNADRSRMRRDRTFVGSECAVCEEPLEHTLRGERILQFSCSHVSHEACFYEFIREMEAQYCPACDAPLHLDSSRGGNVLDINKISNMVRTAGTEPRAETVTPAPTWDNPAARPPSVDSAQRRPIVSSSSIGKGSHRDGRDAASDRHGSTRHTRNDSTGMASSNGYPETAQSGSQWRHEYDVQTMETTPSSPRPATRNPIPPPVVTIRSEFPTINRSRQQQTLTCLVTVEVPDNNWRPDPEDIGSPVQSQVGVNSGITETAPPRAVSPSPTPTPNTTRFYPYESADVLEEMTENLRNRVDNWHGLEFDRFGQLRLCGTLRVGKDKVSWQELECYLFSEMLICVKEKKLPPQWDDHGAQRKPATRCTLKGSILIKKHLNDVTETGAIDENILTLNLSVAELPQFHLRFDNRNQLKLWNQALLDLHAVDFPPSLRSPDVDRGEMSETDEDGDWGRAGQQRVSSIASSWGHKSVTTAQTEYTNVPTKAARLPSTVHVPIDVVVVVPISSSMQGVKINLVRDALRFMVSTLGERDRMGLVTFGSGGGGVPLVGMTTKAWHGWSNVLSAIKPVGQKSHRADVVEGANVAMDLLMQRKHNNPIATILLISDASTSDADSVDFVVSRAEAAKITIHSFGLGMTHKPDTMIELSTRTKASYTYVKDWMMLRECLAGCLGSMQTLSHQNVKLKLKLPEGSPAKFHKISGALQITKRATGRDAEASLGDLRFGDKRDILVQLVILPDTSSQEQLPPDPWDNIVSGLEALGGPMDSDTERTLSVEEVPLIQADLTWGDILRDGTTAPMPRPSLLAITMLPPTHSQKSRWQNAPPIPPHPSVVQRRMELLTSDMLTRALTLVSRGQHDRAHTLLNETRSILKGLGKGGLPPVPPPSKSLPSTPHPGLDGSPASGTPDRKRSPSPTSATSSSGNGMTATQLGPPPQLGRSRSADGLALGVGIDATTVSALDAELESSLEWINHPAVFGRDSRKAVLQAIGVISSQRAFTNRSPIESLWAGRISGIKRLAERSREWREEGGGEGGITEEA; from the exons ATGTTCAGCCGAAAACACAAGAACCAGCCCTTCGACGGTCTGCGGAGGAAGAACTCAGACCTGTCACACGCGCTGGGAGACCTgggcatcatcgccagtcCGCGGTCAACAAGATCGGTCAGCTCTCGGTTTAGGCCTGGGAGCAGTGCAACGACGGATGCTCCGTTCCATCTTGAGG GCCAATCTTTCAACAATTCTTCAGCAACACGCAGCACCGTCTCTCTCCAACGAGGGCGGTCTGCAAGCaacgccaccaccagcaccgcTACATCTAGAAGAGTAGGGGGCATCGACAACAACGTCATGTCTAGCAACGCGGACCGAAGCCGTATGCGGCGGGATAGGACATTCGTTGGAAGCGAATGTGCGGTTTGCGAGGAGCCACTGGAGCACACGCTGCGTGGCGAGCGTATCCTGCAATTCTCTTGCTCCCACGTCTCCCACGAAGCCTGCTTCTACGAGTTCATCCGTGAAATGGAGGCACAATATTGCCCAGCCTGTGATGCTCCGCTGCATCTTGACTCCAGCCGAGGCGGCAATGTCCTGGACATCA ACAAAATCAGCAACATGGTTCGTACTGCCGGCACTGAGCCAAGGGCTGAGACTGTCACTCCGGCGCCAACCTGGGACAACCCGGCAGCGAGACCGCCCAGTGTTGATAGCGCCCAGAGGCGGCCGATAGTCTCCAGCTCGAGTATTGGAAAGGGAAGTCATCGCGATGGTAGAGACGCCGCCTCGGATCGCCATGGGTCTACAAGGCATACTCGCAACGACAGCACTGGTATGGCTTCATCCAATGGCTACCCAGAAACAGCCCAGAGCGGCTCTCAATGGCGCCACGAATATGATGTCCAGACAATGGAAACGACGCCCAGCAGCCCCCGCCCAGCAACGAGAAATCCTATTCCGCCCCCGGTTGTTACCATTCGCTCCGAATTTCCCACCATCAACAGATCTCGCCAACAGCAGACGCTCACGTGCCTTGTTACGGTTGAAGTTCCGGACAACAATTGGCGGCCAGACCCTGAGGATATTGGCTCCCCGGTGCAATCGCAAGTGGGTGTCAACTCGGGTATTACCGAAACTGCTCCTCCTCGCGCTGTGTCGCCCTCTCCGACACCGACACCAAACACCACACGCTTCTATCCTTATGAGTCCGCCGATGTTTTGGAGGAAATGACGGAGAATCTACGCAACCGTGTTGATAACTGGCATGGCCTAGAGTTCGACCGATTCGGACAATTGAGGCTCTGCGGCACGCTACGAGTAGGCAAAGACAAGGTGTCCTGGCAAGAATTGGAATGCTACCTCTTCTCTGAGATGCTCATTTGCgtcaaggaaaagaagctccCTCCCCAGTGGGACGACCATGGTGCTCAACGAAAGCCAGCAACCCGCTGCACACTAAAGGGATCCATCTTGATCAAGAAACACCTCAACGATGTGACGGAGACTGGAGCCATCGATGAGAATATTCTAACTTTGAATCTATCCGTGGCCGAACTGCCCCAGTTCCATCTTAGATTTGACAACCGAAACCAACTCAAATTGTGGAACCAAGCTTTGCTGGACTTGCACGCCGTCGATTTCCCTCCTTCCCTTCGAAGTCCTGATGTGGACCGCGGCGAGATGTCTGAAACGGATGAGGACGGAGACTGGGGCCGGGCCGGCCAGCAGCGTGTTTCCTCCATCGCCTCTTCGTGGGGCCACAAGTCCGTCACGACAGCTCAAACAGAGTATACCAACGTACCGACCAAGGCTGCTCGCCTTCCCAGCACTGTTCACGTCCCGATCGATGTTGTTGTAGTTGTCCCTATTTCTTCGTCGATGCAAGGTGTTAAGATCAACCTCGTCCGTGACGCTCTCAGATTCATGGTAAGCACACTCGGCGAAAGGGACCGTATGGGCCTTGTTACATTTGGCtctggcggtggcggcgtgCCTCTTGTCGGCATGACCACCAAAGCATGGCATGGCTGGTCCAATGTGTTGTCCGCGATCAAGCCCGTTGGGCAGAAGAGTCACCGCGCCGACGTGGTTGAGGGCGCTAATGTCGCCATGGATCTTCTAATGCAGCGCAAACACAACAACCCGATTGCCACTATTCTGCTCATCAGCGATGCGTCGACCTCTGACGCTGATTCTGTCGACTTTGTCGTTTCCAGAGCAGAAGCCGCAAA GATCACCATTCATTCTTTTGGCTTGGGCATGACCCACAAGCCTGACACCATGATCGAGCTCTCGACTAGGACTAAAGCATCTTATACCTATGTTAAGGActggatgatgctgcgagaGTGCTTGGCTGGTTGTTTGGGTAGCATGCAGACCCTGTCCCACCAGAAtgtcaagctcaagctcaagctccCAGAGGGGTCACCAGCCAAATTTCACAAGATCAGTGGCGCTCTGCAAATCACCAAGCGAGCAACGGGGCGGGATGCTGAGGCATCCCTTGGCGACCTTCGGTTCGGCGATAAGCGCGATATTTTGGTGCAGCTCGTCATCCTCCCCGATACGTCTTCTCAGGAGCAGCTTCCTCCAGATCCTTGGGACAACATCGTCTCAGGGTTGGAGGCCCTGGGCGGTCCAATGGATAGCGATACTGAGAGGACTCTTTCGGTGGAAGAAGTTCCACTTATCCAAGCTGATCTCACCTGGGGCGATATCTTGAGAGACGGCACCACTGCTCCAATGCCCCGACCGTCTCTGTTGGCCATCACTATGCTGCCACCGACCCATAGCCAGAAGAGCCGATGGCAGAATGCGCCACCCATTCCTCCCCACCCCAGCGTGGTTCAGAGGCGAATGGAATTGCTCACCTCAGACATGCTCACGCGTGCACTGACGCTCGTCAGCCGAGGCCAACACGACCGTGCCCATACGCTCTTGAACGAGACCCGCTCCATCCTCAAGGGCCTTGGCAAGGGTGGCCTGCCTCCTGTGCCGCCTCCAAGCAAATCGCTACCCTCGACACCGCACCCGGGCCTCGATGGGTCGCCGGCATCCGGAACGCCAGATCGGAAACGCAGCCCATCGCCAACTTCGGCAACGTCATCCTCTGGGAATGGAATGACCGCTACACAGCTTGGCCCTCCTCCCCAGCTTGGACGGTCTCGATCCGCAGACGGACTGGCACTTGGCGTTGGCATCGATGCGACAACAGTCAGTGCCCTTGAtgctgagctggagagcagccTGGAATGGATCAACCATCCTGCTGTATTCGGTCGCGATAGCCGCAAAGCAGTCCTTCAAGCTATTGGCGTCATAAGCTCACAGCGCGCTTTTACCAACCGCAGCCCTATCGAGAGTCTGTGGGCGGGCCGTATCAGCGGTATCAAGCGCCTTGCAGAGCGCAGCCGAGAATGGCGGGAAGAGGgaggcggcgagggcggAATCACAGAAGAAGCATGA